The genomic DNA CGCGCTCAAGGGAGCGTCGTGCAACCCCGCGCGTACGACCAGGAAGTCGGGATCGTTGGGGTCGCGTTCCCACTGCCTGCGGGTGCCGGGCACCTCGGCCAGCAGCGCCGGATCGGGATGCGACCACTCGAGCGCGGCGCGCTGTTCGGCGGCGTGAGCCCGGACGTTGTCCCGGACCACCGACAGGTAGCGCAGGTAGTCGGCTCGTTCGGCGTCGACCTCCTCGGTGCGCATCTTGCCGTCGGTACCGCGGTACATCGCGGTGGCGGCGAGCAGCAGCACGAACGGGAAGAACAGCATGGTCGGGGAGATCAGCCGCATGCCCGTCGCGAACAGCGCCACGATCATGCCGACGATGAGGAGCACGATCAGGTAGGGCAGCACCCGGCGCAGCAGCGACGGGGGGACGAGTCGCGGCAGCTCCGGCGGCGGCTCGATGGTGATGGTGCCCTTGCGGGTGGCAGGCACCGGAATGCGGCGGCGTGCCTCGAAGATCAACCTAGACATGCGCGATCCCGCTCCGCTTCTCGCTGATCATCACGGCGTCTCCCTCACCACGGCGGGACTCGGATCGGGTGCCAGCCCGTCGTGCGCGAGCAGCGCATCGGCGCGCGACAGCGTCGGTCCTTCCGCGAATTGACTAAGCATCGCCCAGGGAATGGGCAGAGCAGGCGTCGTCAGACCCAGTGCCGAGAGGGCGTCGGTTCCGTCCTGTCCGGCGGCGTCCTGATCGATGCCGTAGCGCACCCCGGTGTCGCTGATCCAGAACACCGATCCGGCAGCGGGCGAAGCCGGCTGCTGCCGGACGTCCTGCCCGACGGTCTGCACCAGGAAGCCGGTGCCGGGTGCGGCGACCACGCGGTTGGCTGTCGTGCCCGTGCCTGCGCCAACGAGCTGGATCGGGCGCAGCCCGTCCTCTACGGGAAGTGCTGCGCCGGACAGCAGTTCGAGCGAACCACTCGTCGCGTCGACCGGGTGGTCCCAGTGTGCGCACGTCAGCGGCGATGCGGCCGCGTCCACCAGCGTGACGGGCTCACTGGGATAGGCGTCGACGTCGATGGCGCGGGACACCGGCAACCGGGAGACCTCGTCGGCGCCGAGCCGCGGCGGCTGGTCCAGCCCGTGGGAATCGCTGTTGCGCAGGATGGCCGCCACCACTGGCGAGATCGGCTGCAGCCCATCGGTGAGCACTGCGTAGTGGCGCAGCGTGTTGTCGGCGTCGAAGGCGGCGACGACACCGCCGACCGGCGCGGGCACCGGGAAGCCCGGTTGCGAACCGGCTCCGGGGATGGCCGGCACGCGCAGTGCCGGCGCCTCGGGCACGGCGTTGAAGAGGCCCGGCGAAATCGCCCGAGGCTCGGGCAGATCGGCGTTGAGGCCCAGCGCGCCGGTCACGGCGCGGTCGTTGAGATCGATCTGGCTCCGTCGGCCCTGCCACAGCAGCCAGGTGCCCGCGTTGGGGCCACCGTCGTTGCGGACCAACACCGCATCCTGGTCCGGCAGTGTGGCGGCACGCTCGCTGTCGTCCGCGCCCGAGTCGTTTGCCAAGGGCCCAGCGATCACCGTGACGCCCACGGCGGAACCCGAGGCGGCATCGCACACCGTCCAGTCGGCGTCGCTCGCGGTGCTCTGCACCATTCGCTCCGGCGCACCGGGAATGCCGATCAGGTTGCCGCGCGGGAATTGATCGATCTCGCTGCTCTTGACCATGGTCGGGTTGTCGGCCCGGTTGGCGATGAGGCGGGCCGAGGTCAGGTTGAGCACGGGATGAACCTGCTCGCCGAGACGCACGTACAGCGCGGCGGTGTCCCGGTCGGCCAGAATGGCGCTGTCGCCCGCATCGCCCGCGGGCCGGATCAGCGAGAAGATGAAGCATCCCGCCAGGCCGGTGATGAGCAGCAGCGCGCCGACGAGCACGGAACGGGACTGGGTCCGCAGCGGATCGACGAGCATCCGCGTGTCGTGCAGTGCGACTCCGGATGCGATGCGGCGCTGGATGAATCGCCATCCCGACACCTGGTGGCGGGTGACGAAACCGCGACGGTAGGCCACCCGCTCGGGGTTGTCGTTGTCCGGCGTGCGCGACGTGAACGTGCGGCGGTCGCCCTGCTGCTCGCTCATGCGGGCACCTCGAGGCCGAGGCCGCGCAGCAACGGAATGGCCGAGTTGTTCACGTCGGTGTCGGTGATGGTCATCAACTCGTCGTCGGTGAAGTCCTCGGAGTCGGAGTGGTCCAGCCGGTACTCGCGCTCCTCCTCCGCTCGTTCGACCAGGTTGCGGACGAAGCGGCCGTTGCCCGCGATGTCGAGGCTGCGGCGGGCAACCCCGTTCGCGTCGGGCATGGTGGCCGTCGCGAGGTGGGCGAAAAGTCTCTCCATGTGCTCGCGTGCGGCTTCTTCGAAGATGCTGTCGCGCTTCTCAGCCATGCGCATCGCGATCTCGACGAGTTCGTGCGACGAGTAGGACGGGAAGTCGATGCTGCGGGTGAAGCGCGAACGCAGGCCCTCGTTGGTGTCGAGGAAGTTGTCGAGGTCGGCGCGGTAGCCGGCGACGATGACGACCAGCCTGTCGCGGTCGTTCTCCATGCGTGCCAGCAGCGTGTCGATGGCGACGAGACCGAAGTCGTTCTTCGCGCCGGTCGACACCAGCGCATAGGCCTCGTCGAGGAAGAGCACGCCGTCCAGGGCGCTGTCGATGAGCGCGTTGGTCTTGGCTTCGGTCTCGCCGATGTGCTGGCCGATCAGGTCGGCGCGGTGCACCTCGCGGACCGTCTCCTTCTTCAGGATGCCGAGACCGCAGTAGATCTTGGCGACCACGCGGGCGATGGTGGTCTTACCGGTACCGGGTGGGCCCGCGAAGACCAGGTGGTTGGTTCGCTGCGCGACCGCCAGGCCGCGCTCCTGGCGGCGGATCGCCATGGCGACCGACGACTTGAGCCGGGCCACCTGGTACTTGACCTCTTCGAGTCCGATGAACTCCGCGAGTTCGGCCTCGGCCTCGACGAGCAGGTGGGCCTTGCGTTCCTTGGCGCCCGGATCCACGAAGTCGACCTCGGTCGGCTCCGTCGCGGGGTCCCACGGGTCGAGGCGGGCTTCGATGCGGGCCGCGGTGGTCGGCACGATCCCGTAGGACGTGTCCGACAGCGCCACCTCGACCTGTTCGTGCTCGGGGTTGGCGGCGTACAGCTCGGCCAGGGTGTCGGCGGCGTCGAGGTCCTCGCCCTGGGCGCGCAACGAAAGGGCCTTGACCAGCGTGCCGTCGACGACCGCGACCTCGACCGGGCCGGACGGGTCCTCGAGGTAGGACAGGGCCGGGGCGAACATGCCGAGCCTGGCCAGTGACGTGCCCAGCGCCACGCGGGCGGCGTGGGCGTACGTCGCGTCGAGCTTGGGATCGTTGACCACCGGGGTGAGCAACCGGACGACGTCGGACCACCGCTCGGTGCGGTAGTACATGGCGACGCGCACCCAGCGGGCGTTCAGCCAGCTCGGCTTGCGCTGGATCAGCTGCTCGACCAGGCGGTCGGCCTCGGCGTAGTCGCCGCGATCGGACAGCGTTGCGGCGTAGGCGAGTTGGAAGTCGTCGGCCGTCGTGGCACGGAACTTCAGGTAGAGACCGGTGTCGTAGTCGAAGCCGAGATCGCCAGGCGTCATCTCGAGCTGACGCTGCAGCACCCCCGCGGTCCCGACCGTGCGCCACACGGACTCCACGACGCGTGCGCTGGTGTCGCCTGCCGCGGCCAGTCCCGTCCAGGCGTCGCACTGCTCGTGGGCGATGCGCGTCAACTCGGCGAAGCCGGTGCGCGCTGCCGCCAGGTCGACTGGGCGACGCCGGTCGTGGACGGTCAGCCCGAGCGTCCGGCTGCACGTCGCAAAACGACTCAGAACATCGCGGTCGACCCGCGCCCCCGCAAGCGTGTCACTGCCCATATGCGTCACGAAGGCAAACGCCCCCGCCATCTCCTTATGTATGCCTAAGCTAACCCGGCGAAGTTAGCATTGCATAACTTAACTGTCGAGACGCACGTCTCGCGTTGCTGGAGGCAGCGTGCGTGACCCCGGTCACCCCTTGGTGGCGGTCACCAGGCTGATCGAGGACGCCATCGGGCCGGCCTCCGGATCGTCGGCGGGGATCGGCCTGCCCAGTTCTTCGAGGAAAACGGGCAGTGCTGTCGTTTCCGCAGCCCATCCGCGGCCGCCGAACCAGTCGCCGGCCTGCGCCGCTTGCTCGTTGTAGACCAGGGTGAAGAACGAGCCAGCAGCCCCCGCGTCCCGCTCCTCCTGCTGCTTTGCTGCGAAGGCCTCGGCCGGCATCGGCCTGCCCTCCTCGACGGCGAGCCAGCTGCCGGGATGAGCCAATGCGTCAATACCGCCGAACAATTGCTCCTGGGCGGTCGCCGGCAGGTAGATGAGCAAGCCCTCGGCAATCCACGCCGACGGCCGCGACGCGTCGAACCCCGCACTGCGCAGCGCGCCCGGCCAGTCGTCGCGCAGATCGACGGCCACCTCACGGCGCTGCGCCCGGGGTTCGGCGCCGTGGGCGGCCAGCACCTCGCGTTTGAAGTCGAGCACCTGCGGTTGGTCCAGCTCGTAGACGACGGTGCCGTCCGCCCATGGCAGTCGATACGCGCGCGAG from Mycolicibacterium arabiense includes the following:
- the eccB gene encoding type VII secretion protein EccB, with the translated sequence MSEQQGDRRTFTSRTPDNDNPERVAYRRGFVTRHQVSGWRFIQRRIASGVALHDTRMLVDPLRTQSRSVLVGALLLITGLAGCFIFSLIRPAGDAGDSAILADRDTAALYVRLGEQVHPVLNLTSARLIANRADNPTMVKSSEIDQFPRGNLIGIPGAPERMVQSTASDADWTVCDAASGSAVGVTVIAGPLANDSGADDSERAATLPDQDAVLVRNDGGPNAGTWLLWQGRRSQIDLNDRAVTGALGLNADLPEPRAISPGLFNAVPEAPALRVPAIPGAGSQPGFPVPAPVGGVVAAFDADNTLRHYAVLTDGLQPISPVVAAILRNSDSHGLDQPPRLGADEVSRLPVSRAIDVDAYPSEPVTLVDAAASPLTCAHWDHPVDATSGSLELLSGAALPVEDGLRPIQLVGAGTGTTANRVVAAPGTGFLVQTVGQDVRQQPASPAAGSVFWISDTGVRYGIDQDAAGQDGTDALSALGLTTPALPIPWAMLSQFAEGPTLSRADALLAHDGLAPDPSPAVVRETP
- the eccA gene encoding type VII secretion AAA-ATPase EccA, with the translated sequence MGSDTLAGARVDRDVLSRFATCSRTLGLTVHDRRRPVDLAAARTGFAELTRIAHEQCDAWTGLAAAGDTSARVVESVWRTVGTAGVLQRQLEMTPGDLGFDYDTGLYLKFRATTADDFQLAYAATLSDRGDYAEADRLVEQLIQRKPSWLNARWVRVAMYYRTERWSDVVRLLTPVVNDPKLDATYAHAARVALGTSLARLGMFAPALSYLEDPSGPVEVAVVDGTLVKALSLRAQGEDLDAADTLAELYAANPEHEQVEVALSDTSYGIVPTTAARIEARLDPWDPATEPTEVDFVDPGAKERKAHLLVEAEAELAEFIGLEEVKYQVARLKSSVAMAIRRQERGLAVAQRTNHLVFAGPPGTGKTTIARVVAKIYCGLGILKKETVREVHRADLIGQHIGETEAKTNALIDSALDGVLFLDEAYALVSTGAKNDFGLVAIDTLLARMENDRDRLVVIVAGYRADLDNFLDTNEGLRSRFTRSIDFPSYSSHELVEIAMRMAEKRDSIFEEAAREHMERLFAHLATATMPDANGVARRSLDIAGNGRFVRNLVERAEEEREYRLDHSDSEDFTDDELMTITDTDVNNSAIPLLRGLGLEVPA
- a CDS encoding class I SAM-dependent methyltransferase, translating into MRPTGDDRDTWDITTSVGSTALFVAAARALEARKPDALAVDPFAEVFCRAAGGTWAQVFDGATGEQGALRLNSDFGAHFVSFQGARTRYFDAYFARAAEAGVDQIVLLAAGLDSRAYRLPWADGTVVYELDQPQVLDFKREVLAAHGAEPRAQRREVAVDLRDDWPGALRSAGFDASRPSAWIAEGLLIYLPATAQEQLFGGIDALAHPGSWLAVEEGRPMPAEAFAAKQQEERDAGAAGSFFTLVYNEQAAQAGDWFGGRGWAAETTALPVFLEELGRPIPADDPEAGPMASSISLVTATKG